A single region of the Streptomyces caelestis genome encodes:
- a CDS encoding ABC-F family ATP-binding cassette domain-containing protein has protein sequence MTATLVAKNLAAGHGDRSLFTGLDLVVAPGDVIGLVGANGAGKSTLLTMLAGLTAPEQGELRLSPPTATVGHLPQEPDRRPGETVRGFLARRTGVAEAQRTMDEATQALVDGAPGADDAYATSLERWLGLGGADLDERAEEVADSLGLAVDLDQLMTSLSGGQAARAGLASLLLSRYDVFLLDEPTNDLDLDGLERLERFVSGLRAGTVVVSHDREFLTRTVTKVLELDLAQRQINLYGGGYEAYLEEREVARRHARDEFEEYADKKSALQDRAQMQRSWMDKGVKNARRKAGNDNDKIGRKFRSEASEKQAAKARQTQRMIERLDAVEEPRKEWELRMEIASAPRSGAVVATLRDAEVRRGGFVLGPVSLQIDWADRVAVTGANGAGKSTLLAALLGRVPLDAGHASLGSGVLLGEVDQARKLFHGQEPLMDAFRAAVPDTEPAEVRTLLAKFGLKSDHVLRPAATLSPGERTRAALALLQGRGVNLLVLDEPTNHLDLPAIEQLESALDSYEGTLLLVTHDRRMLDAVHVTRRIEVTDGKVTER, from the coding sequence GGACTCACCGCCCCCGAGCAGGGCGAGCTGCGTCTGTCCCCGCCGACCGCCACCGTCGGCCATCTGCCTCAGGAGCCGGACCGCCGCCCCGGCGAGACCGTCCGGGGGTTCCTGGCCCGCCGCACCGGCGTAGCCGAGGCCCAGCGCACCATGGACGAGGCGACCCAGGCTCTCGTCGACGGGGCGCCCGGCGCCGACGACGCCTACGCCACGAGCCTGGAGCGCTGGCTCGGACTCGGCGGCGCCGACCTCGACGAACGCGCCGAGGAGGTCGCCGACTCCCTGGGCCTCGCGGTCGATCTGGACCAGCTGATGACGTCGCTGTCCGGTGGCCAGGCCGCCCGCGCCGGCCTCGCCTCCCTGCTCCTGTCCCGCTACGACGTCTTCCTCCTCGACGAGCCCACCAACGACCTCGACCTGGACGGCCTGGAGCGCCTCGAACGCTTCGTGAGCGGCCTGCGCGCCGGCACGGTGGTCGTCAGCCACGACCGCGAGTTCCTCACCCGCACCGTCACCAAGGTCCTCGAACTCGACCTCGCGCAGCGGCAGATCAACCTCTACGGCGGTGGCTACGAGGCCTACCTGGAGGAGCGGGAGGTCGCGCGCAGGCACGCCCGCGACGAGTTCGAGGAGTACGCCGACAAGAAGTCGGCTCTCCAGGACCGCGCGCAGATGCAGCGCTCCTGGATGGACAAGGGCGTGAAGAACGCGCGCCGCAAGGCGGGCAACGACAACGACAAGATCGGCCGCAAGTTCCGCAGCGAGGCCAGCGAGAAACAGGCCGCGAAGGCCCGCCAGACCCAGCGCATGATCGAGCGGCTGGATGCCGTCGAGGAGCCCCGTAAGGAGTGGGAGCTGCGCATGGAGATCGCGTCGGCCCCGCGCTCGGGCGCCGTCGTGGCGACCCTGCGGGACGCCGAGGTGCGCCGCGGCGGCTTCGTCCTCGGCCCGGTGTCCCTCCAGATCGACTGGGCGGACCGGGTGGCGGTGACGGGCGCGAACGGCGCCGGCAAGTCCACCCTGCTCGCCGCCCTGCTCGGACGCGTCCCCCTCGACGCCGGGCACGCGTCCCTCGGCTCGGGCGTCCTGCTCGGCGAGGTCGACCAGGCCCGCAAGTTGTTCCACGGCCAGGAGCCCCTGATGGACGCCTTCCGCGCGGCCGTCCCGGACACCGAACCGGCCGAGGTCCGTACCCTCCTGGCCAAGTTCGGCCTCAAGTCGGACCACGTTCTGCGCCCCGCGGCGACCCTCTCCCCGGGCGAGCGCACCAGAGCGGCCCTGGCGCTGCTCCAGGGCCGCGGCGTCAACCTCCTGGTCCTCGACGAGCCGACCAACCACCTCGACCTGCCCGCCATCGAGCAGCTGGAGTCGGCCCTCGACTCCTACGAGGGCACCCTCCTGCTGGTCACCCACGACCGCCGCATGCTCGACGCCGTACACGTCACGCGCCGCATCGAGGTGACGGACGGCAAGGTGACCGAACGCTGA
- a CDS encoding Tex family protein has translation MTTPGSLEVGSIEGRIAEELGVRERQVRAAVELLDSGSTVPFIARYRKEATEMLDDAQLRTVEERLRYLRELEERRTAILESVREQGKLTEELQARIRGAETKARLEDIYLPYKPKRRTKAQIAREAGLEPLAEGLLGDPSVEPLAAAAAFVDADKGVADPQAALDGARAVLTERFSEDADLIGELRERMWVRGRLAAKVREGKEEAGAKFADYFDFAEPFTELPSHRILAMLRGEKEEVLDLVLEPEEPTDGPSSYEGTVAHRFGIADRGRPGDKWLLDTVRWAWRTRILVHLGIDLRLRLRTAAEDEAVRVFAANLRDLLLAAPAGTRATLGLDPGFRTGVKVAVVDATGKVVATDVIHPHVPANRWDEAIAKLARLAKEHAVELIAIGNGTASRETDKLAGELIAKHPELNLTKVMVSEAGASVYSASAFASQELPDMDVSLRGAVSIARRLQDPLAELVKIDPKSIGVGQYQHDLSEVKLSRSLDAVVEDCVNGVGVDVNTASAPLLSRVSGITSGLAENIVAHRDANGPFTSRGELKKVARLGPKAYEQCAGFLRIRGGDDPLDASSVHPEAYPVVRRMVKTAGQEVAGLVGNTAVLRSLKPQDFVDETFGLPTVTDILKELEKPGRDPRPAFKTAAFKEGVEKISDLSAGMVLEGVVTNVAAFGAFVDVGVHQDGLVHVSAMSKTFVKDPREVVKPGDIVKVKVLDIDIPRKRISLTLRLDDEAAPQGEGGSGERRQRGGRPPQQRQGGRGGGGRGSGGGSRQAPPPANSAMADALRRAGLADPKNGRR, from the coding sequence GTGACGACACCCGGGTCCCTCGAAGTAGGGTCCATCGAAGGCAGGATCGCCGAGGAGCTCGGCGTACGGGAGCGGCAGGTCAGGGCTGCCGTGGAGCTGCTGGACAGCGGTTCTACGGTGCCCTTCATCGCCCGCTACCGCAAGGAAGCGACCGAGATGCTCGACGATGCGCAGCTGCGCACCGTCGAGGAGCGGCTGCGCTATCTGCGGGAGCTGGAGGAGCGGCGGACGGCGATCCTGGAGTCGGTGCGCGAGCAGGGCAAGCTCACCGAGGAGCTTCAGGCGCGGATCCGGGGCGCGGAGACCAAGGCGCGCCTGGAGGACATCTACCTCCCGTACAAGCCCAAGCGGCGCACCAAAGCACAGATCGCCCGTGAGGCCGGTCTCGAGCCGCTGGCGGAGGGGCTGCTCGGCGATCCGTCCGTCGAGCCCCTCGCCGCGGCCGCCGCGTTCGTCGACGCCGACAAGGGCGTGGCCGATCCGCAGGCGGCCCTCGACGGCGCCCGGGCGGTCCTCACCGAGCGGTTCTCGGAGGACGCCGACCTGATCGGCGAGCTGCGTGAGCGCATGTGGGTGCGCGGGCGGCTGGCCGCCAAGGTGCGGGAGGGCAAGGAGGAGGCGGGCGCGAAGTTCGCCGACTACTTCGACTTCGCGGAGCCGTTCACCGAGCTGCCCTCGCACCGCATCCTGGCGATGCTGCGCGGTGAGAAGGAGGAGGTCCTCGACCTCGTCCTGGAGCCCGAGGAGCCCACCGACGGCCCGTCGTCGTACGAGGGGACGGTCGCGCACCGGTTCGGGATCGCCGACCGGGGCCGCCCCGGCGACAAGTGGCTGCTGGACACGGTCCGTTGGGCCTGGCGCACCCGCATCCTCGTCCACCTCGGCATCGATCTCAGGCTGCGGCTGCGCACGGCCGCCGAGGACGAGGCCGTGCGGGTCTTCGCGGCCAACCTGCGCGACCTGCTGCTCGCCGCCCCGGCGGGCACGCGCGCGACGCTCGGTCTCGACCCCGGTTTCCGTACGGGGGTGAAGGTCGCCGTCGTCGACGCGACCGGCAAGGTCGTCGCCACGGACGTCATCCACCCCCACGTCCCGGCCAACCGGTGGGACGAGGCCATCGCCAAGCTGGCCCGGCTCGCGAAGGAACACGCGGTCGAGCTGATCGCCATCGGCAACGGCACGGCGTCCCGCGAGACCGACAAGCTCGCCGGGGAACTGATCGCCAAGCACCCGGAGTTGAACCTCACGAAGGTGATGGTGTCCGAGGCCGGCGCGTCCGTGTACTCGGCGTCCGCCTTCGCCTCACAGGAACTGCCCGACATGGACGTGTCGCTGCGCGGCGCCGTGTCGATCGCCCGGCGGCTGCAGGACCCGCTGGCCGAGCTGGTGAAGATCGACCCGAAGTCGATCGGTGTCGGCCAGTACCAGCACGACCTGTCGGAGGTGAAGCTGTCGCGTTCGCTGGACGCGGTGGTGGAGGACTGTGTGAACGGCGTGGGCGTGGACGTCAACACGGCGTCGGCCCCGCTGCTGTCCCGGGTCTCCGGCATCACCTCCGGGCTCGCCGAGAACATCGTGGCGCACCGGGACGCCAACGGGCCCTTCACGTCCCGTGGTGAGCTGAAGAAGGTGGCGCGGCTGGGCCCGAAGGCGTACGAGCAGTGCGCGGGCTTCCTGCGGATCCGCGGCGGTGACGACCCGCTGGACGCCTCCAGCGTGCACCCCGAGGCGTACCCGGTGGTCCGGCGCATGGTGAAGACCGCCGGGCAGGAGGTCGCGGGTCTCGTCGGCAACACCGCGGTGCTGCGCTCGCTGAAGCCGCAGGACTTCGTGGACGAGACGTTCGGTCTGCCGACGGTCACCGACATCCTCAAGGAGTTGGAGAAGCCCGGGCGTGACCCGCGTCCGGCCTTCAAGACGGCCGCCTTCAAGGAGGGCGTGGAGAAGATCTCCGACCTGTCGGCCGGGATGGTCCTGGAGGGCGTCGTGACGAACGTCGCCGCGTTCGGCGCGTTCGTGGACGTCGGTGTCCACCAGGACGGTCTGGTGCACGTCTCCGCGATGTCGAAGACGTTCGTCAAGGACCCGCGGGAGGTGGTGAAGCCCGGGGACATCGTCAAGGTGAAGGTCCTCGACATCGACATCCCGCGCAAGCGGATCTCGCTGACGCTGCGCCTGGACGACGAGGCGGCCCCTCAGGGGGAGGGCGGCTCCGGCGAGCGCCGGCAGCGCGGCGGGCGTCCGCCGCAGCAGCGGCAGGGCGGTCGTGGCGGTGGCGGCCGTGGCAGTGGCGGTGGTTCGCGTCAGGCGCCCCCGCCCGCCAACAGCGCGATGGCCGACGCCCTGCGCCGCGCCGGTCTGGCCGACCCGAAGAACGGCCGCCGCTGA
- a CDS encoding LPFR motif small protein — protein MFRAIADVLRQIGGAIATVVTLPFRALARLFGGASSSTRSRRV, from the coding sequence GTGTTCCGTGCCATTGCAGACGTGCTGCGCCAGATCGGCGGCGCCATCGCCACTGTCGTGACGCTGCCCTTCCGGGCCCTGGCCCGGCTCTTCGGCGGCGCTTCTTCCTCCACTCGCAGCCGCAGGGTCTGA
- a CDS encoding SCO6745 family protein, with protein MTTAALSPLAGRRCQNVLNSVHATHYFSPDLGRELGAAGITHPHAVNFAVRAAALGPVGAGAVAAAFYNYKYELVARHVPAVWETATPGQVLAARARAVDATLRRLLGEEILASAEMAEAARLALRAAEACSRGARPLYAAHADLPVPEEPHLAYWHAATLLREHRGDGHLAVLMSAGLDGLEAMVTHTATGKGMTPKWVFNTRGWSQEDWDAATGRLRERGLLDATGELTERGVALREEIEQETDRLDRAPYEHLGAQGVARLTELGAAFAQAALTAGAFPADLLGKR; from the coding sequence ATGACGACTGCCGCCCTCTCGCCGCTCGCCGGCCGACGCTGCCAGAACGTGCTCAACTCCGTGCACGCGACGCACTACTTCTCGCCGGATCTGGGGCGGGAACTGGGTGCTGCCGGGATCACCCATCCCCATGCCGTGAACTTCGCCGTGCGGGCCGCCGCCCTCGGGCCGGTCGGGGCCGGGGCGGTGGCGGCTGCCTTCTACAACTACAAGTACGAGCTCGTGGCCCGGCACGTACCTGCCGTGTGGGAGACCGCGACGCCCGGCCAGGTGCTGGCGGCACGCGCGCGTGCCGTCGACGCGACGCTGCGCCGCCTGCTGGGCGAAGAGATCCTGGCGTCGGCCGAGATGGCCGAGGCCGCGCGGCTCGCGCTGCGCGCCGCCGAGGCCTGCTCGCGTGGCGCCCGGCCGCTGTACGCCGCCCATGCCGACCTGCCCGTCCCCGAGGAGCCGCACCTCGCGTACTGGCATGCGGCGACCCTGCTGCGCGAGCACCGGGGCGACGGGCATCTGGCCGTGCTGATGTCCGCGGGGCTGGACGGGCTGGAGGCCATGGTGACCCACACGGCGACGGGCAAGGGCATGACACCGAAGTGGGTCTTCAACACGCGGGGCTGGAGCCAGGAGGACTGGGACGCGGCGACGGGCCGGCTGCGTGAGCGCGGGCTGCTGGACGCGACGGGCGAGCTCACCGAGCGCGGTGTCGCCCTGCGCGAGGAGATCGAGCAGGAGACGGACCGCCTGGACCGGGCACCGTACGAGCACCTGGGCGCGCAGGGGGTGGCGCGGCTGACCGAGCTGGGGGCGGCGTTCGCGCAGGCGGCGCTCACGGCCGGGGCCTTTCCGGCGGATCTGCTCGGCAAGCGCTGA
- a CDS encoding GlxA family transcriptional regulator, with protein sequence MAQRTVLAVLFEGVQSLDVTGPVEVFAGAELLSPGAYRIRTASLDGAPVRTTSGLTLVPDESLTTASDPDILLVPGGAGSLRPDPRLVDWVREHGPRAARLVSVCTGAAVLAAAGLLDGHRATTHWAYCDRLARDHPGVEIDPDPVYVRDGHIATSAGVTAGIDLALALVEEDLGRDTALTIARHLVVFLRRPGNQAQFSAQLAAQTAHREPLREVQRFIAERPGADLSVEALAARARLSPRHFARAFRSETGMTPGRYVDRVRLEHARRLLEDTAGGIEEISRTSGYGTPEAMRRAFVKALGTPPAEYRRRFRPATTP encoded by the coding sequence ATGGCCCAGCGCACCGTTCTTGCCGTCCTCTTCGAGGGCGTGCAGAGCCTCGACGTCACCGGGCCCGTGGAGGTCTTCGCGGGCGCGGAGCTGCTCTCCCCGGGCGCGTACCGGATCCGGACGGCTTCCCTGGACGGCGCGCCGGTGCGGACCACCAGCGGCCTGACGCTCGTACCCGACGAGTCCCTGACCACCGCGTCCGACCCGGACATCCTTCTCGTCCCCGGCGGCGCGGGCTCCCTGCGCCCCGACCCGCGCCTGGTCGACTGGGTGCGCGAGCACGGGCCGCGCGCCGCCCGGCTGGTCTCCGTGTGCACCGGCGCGGCCGTGCTCGCCGCGGCCGGCCTGCTGGACGGCCACCGGGCCACGACCCACTGGGCGTACTGCGACCGGCTCGCCCGTGACCACCCGGGCGTCGAGATCGACCCCGACCCCGTCTACGTACGCGACGGACACATCGCCACGTCGGCCGGTGTCACCGCCGGCATCGACCTCGCCCTCGCCCTGGTGGAGGAGGATCTGGGCCGGGACACCGCCCTCACCATCGCCCGCCACCTGGTCGTGTTCCTGCGCCGGCCCGGCAATCAGGCCCAGTTCAGCGCCCAGCTCGCGGCCCAGACCGCACACCGTGAGCCGCTGAGGGAAGTCCAGCGCTTCATCGCCGAACGCCCCGGCGCCGACCTCTCCGTCGAGGCCCTCGCCGCCCGCGCCCGCTTGTCGCCCCGCCACTTCGCTCGCGCCTTCCGGTCCGAGACCGGTATGACGCCGGGCCGGTACGTGGATCGGGTCCGCCTGGAACACGCCCGCCGCCTGCTGGAGGACACCGCCGGCGGTATCGAGGAGATCTCCCGCACCAGCGGCTACGGCACCCCCGAGGCCATGCGCCGGGCCTTCGTCAAGGCTCTGGGCACGCCCCCGGCCGAGTACCGCCGCCGCTTCCGCCCCGCGACGACCCCCTG